Part of the Schaalia odontolytica genome is shown below.
CCGCTGGCAGCTCCTGCGCCTGCGCAAGATCCGTGCCGCGCGCATCGAAGAACGCCGCAAGGCCGACTCGTTGGAGACCGCGTCGATCAACTCCGCGGCGGTCGCCCAACGCGTGGCCGCTCACCGCGATTCCTCGCCCGTCCCCGCCGAACAGCGTGAGGACGAGGCGCCCAAGGCCCGCGACGAGTCCGCGCAGCGGAGTCAGAGGACGTCGGGGGAAGGCTGGGGGGCAGCGGTCTTCGCCGCGACGCCCACCCGCAGCGAGCCGACCGAACCCGCCGTCGAGGACACGATCGTTCGCGAGGTGCCCTCCGGATCGGACCGTGCGCACACCCCGGAGGCCGCCGGGCTGCCCGAGGACACGATCGTTCGTGAGGTGCCCTCCGGGTCGGACCGTGCGCACACCCCGGAGGCCGCCGGGCTGCCCGAGGACACGATCGTTCGTGAGGTCCCGCAGGACACCGTCGTACGCGAGGTGCCCGCAGGCTCCCCAAGCGACGCCGCCGCGACCCACGATGACGCCGCCACCACCGGCGCGGAGTACACTCCCGACCCGCTGACCGACACGATGGAGCGTCGCGGACGCCACGGGCTGGCGCAGGGACCGATCGACCAGGATCCGCCCGAGCGAGCGACCACCGACACCGGCGTCATCGACCTGTCAGGCATCCGAGGCGGGCGCACCCTGCCGTCGCGCCGCGCGCTGCGCGAAGCGCGCAACAACGGGGAGCAGGTCCTCGTCGTCGACGGCCAGGAGTTCAACACCGGCCTCATTCCGGTCACGCGCCCCCGCGACGCCGAGCAGGCCCCCGCACCGACGTCAGCCCCCGACGACGACGCGTCGGCAACCGGGGGGTGGACCTCCATCATGTCCGGCTGGCTCAAGGACCGGGAGGAGGGGACCCGATGAAGCGACGCACACTGGCGGCCGCGACCGCGGTCTTGATGGCCTCCACGCTTGCGCTGGGCGCGTGCTCTGGCGAGATCGTCGCCCAATCGGGCGATGCCGCTCAGAGCGCCGCCAACCTCGACCTGGAGCGCATCTCCTCCGTGCTCAGCGACACGGGCACGGCGATGGCTCACGCCGACACCTCAATGAACGCCGCCGACCTGTCGGGGCGCGTCTCGCAGGGGGCGCTGGCGACGCGCACCGCGCAGTACGCGCTTGCCTCCGCGTCGGGGCAAACCCCGCTCGCGCTCGACTTCACGCCCTCGTCCCTGGCGATTACGAACTCCGAGTCGTGGCCCCGGGCGATCTTCAACATCTCCGGCTCCTCCTCGACCGCGCTGCCGGTGCTCCAGGTCTACGTGCAGGAGTCGGCACGCTCGGACTACCAGCTGACCAACTACGCGCGCCTCCTGGGAGGAACGCAGCTGACACTGCCGCCCGTGGGAACAGGTTCCGCGTACGTGACCGGCACCTCCGAAGGATTCACGGTGAGTCCCGAGGCGGCGCTCGCCCAGTACATCACGATGCTCAACTCCGGGACGCAGGATACCTCGCAGTTTGTCGCGGACGAGTTCACGAAGTCCTACTTCTCGATCATCGAGGACCTCAACTCCTCGGTCAGCGCGGCCGGCTCTGTCACGCCGGCGGCAACCGCATCCGACTACCCGATCTCGGGCCTCGTCTTGCAGGACGGTTCGGCCCTGGTCGCCGCGAACTTCAAGTACACCCTGACCTACCAGCGCACTGTCGCCGGGGCCACCATGAGCCTGGGCGGCAACACGGCGGCGCTGAGCCAGTCGGGAGCAACCGTGGAAGGCAGTGCCGTGGCCAACTACCTGGGCACTGTCATCATGCGCATCCCTTCCAAGAGCGCGGGAGGAACTATTCAGATCGTCGGCGGCGAACGCTCCATCGCCTCGGTCACGCTGGATCCGTCCAGCAATCCCGGCTGAGTTTCACCCTTAGCGCACAGTTTGTCCCCGTGGCCTGGCGGCGCGGGGACGACGCCTATCATCGTCACGTACACACCTGAGTTCACGATAGGACCACGATGAACACCCAGACTCCTGGTCACAACGCGCCCGAGGCGCCCGCGCCTACACCCGCCGATTCGCACGGCGCTATCGACCTGTCGGCGCGCCTCGCCACGCCCGCTCCCAACGAAGCGGCTCCGACCGGCGAAGGCCTGCACATTCCGCTCATCACCGCCACCGACGAGGCGGGCTTCCAGGACGTTATGTCGACATCGCAGGCGGTCCCGGTGGTACTCGTCATGTGGTCGTCTCGGTCGCTCGAGTCGAAGCCAACGCTGGCCATGCTCGAAGAGATCGCACGCGAGCACGCGGGCGCGTTCCAGCTGGTCGAGGTCGACATCGATCAGGCGCCGCAGATCGCCCAGGCTTTCCAGATCCAGGCTGTTCCCACGGTCGTCGCCCTCCTCGGTGGGCGCCCCGTTCCCCTCTTCCAGGGCAGCGCCGCCAAGGAACAGGTGCTCCCCGTCGTCTCCCAGCTCCTCGAGGCGGCGGCTCAGATGGGAGTCACCGCGCGCATCGCGGTCGCCGCGGCCGACACCGCCGCTCCCATCCCGCCCGAGCACGAGGGTCCCCTGGAGGCTGAGGCGCAGGGACGCCTCGACGACGCGGTCGCGGCCTGGGAGAAGGTCATCGAGCTCAACCCGCGCGACGAGGCGGCGAAGTCTCACCTGTCGCGCGTGCGCCTGGCCGCCCGTAGCGCGCAGGCCGACGCCACCGACCCCGCGGCTCACGCGGATGCGCTTTTTGCCGCTGGGGACGCAGCGGGTGCCTTCGATGTGCTGCTTGACCTGCTGGCCGCCGCAAGCGACGATGAGGAGCGCGACGGGCTGCGCCTGCGCCTCCTCGACCTCTTCCGCGTTGCAGGCTCCACCCCCGAAGTGACCAAGGCGCGCACGCGACTGGCCATGCTCCTCATGTGATCGCGCCGTCGCGCGCTTGGCAGCAAGCGCAGTGCGAACGAGGCCGGAGCAGGATCGCCTGCCCCGGCCTCGTCGTATTGTCCTGGGTTAGCGCACCTGCGAGACCGGTGCCAGCCACACGGCGCCCAGCGGGGGAACGCGCAGCTGCGGCACGAGGGGAGGAGTCACCGAGCGATCGGTAGAGGACCAAGCGACAGGTCTTGAAATCGCGAGCAGGAGTGCGAACATGCTCCTGACGCGAGGTTTGTCATGCCTCGGAAGGGCGTGGGGCTCAGTGCTGTGAGGCGGAAGACCTCGGGGGCAGTCACGTACCCGGAGACGAGCGTCGTCGGGACGAGGATGAGATCCCGGTTACTATACGCAACATCACGCTAATCGCAAAGAGCTTTTAAAGAAAGTGTCTTGACAGTGTATAGAATCGCTCGTTACAGTCAAGATGACAGTAAGGTCGGAAGAAGGAATAACTGACATGAGGATAGCAATGCGCCTATCTTGCTGTGTTGTTCTTATCGTAGGCATGATGGGCGTTGTCGCGCCCGCGAGTGTTTCGGCACATGCGGTGTTCTCAGCGTGCTGAAGAACTGTGCGTACTACTCGGAGAGTGGACACTGCGTCGATTGGTATCCCCAATCAGTGGACGTGCTATAACGATCTGGAATCGTCCTCATGAGGATTATCAGATTGCCCAATGTCTGACTTGGTTGGGCTACGTTTCGAGGGGGT
Proteins encoded:
- a CDS encoding tetratricopeptide repeat protein; translation: MNTQTPGHNAPEAPAPTPADSHGAIDLSARLATPAPNEAAPTGEGLHIPLITATDEAGFQDVMSTSQAVPVVLVMWSSRSLESKPTLAMLEEIAREHAGAFQLVEVDIDQAPQIAQAFQIQAVPTVVALLGGRPVPLFQGSAAKEQVLPVVSQLLEAAAQMGVTARIAVAAADTAAPIPPEHEGPLEAEAQGRLDDAVAAWEKVIELNPRDEAAKSHLSRVRLAARSAQADATDPAAHADALFAAGDAAGAFDVLLDLLAAASDDEERDGLRLRLLDLFRVAGSTPEVTKARTRLAMLLM